In Sporosarcina sp. PTS2304, a genomic segment contains:
- the ytaF gene encoding sporulation membrane protein YtaF, translated as MTWLLILGFAISSSIDNFGVGLSYGVQKVRVPIVSNLLIAVICFIFSIVGIISGVWIAELLPGSWPDIVAFAVLSLIGIRIMMIAFRQQNRSRSSVLSEPEKMDFDKSSHISLGEALLLGVALSANALTNGVGAGLLELSAVAIAFSAAVGSYVTLWAGVELGNRLSNFHIGKMTVGQFGTFMSGIIILLIAITRLF; from the coding sequence ATGACTTGGCTGCTTATTTTAGGCTTTGCTATTTCTTCTAGCATTGATAACTTTGGAGTAGGATTATCTTACGGCGTCCAAAAAGTTCGTGTTCCGATTGTCTCCAATCTATTGATCGCGGTCATTTGTTTTATCTTTAGTATCGTAGGGATTATATCAGGTGTGTGGATCGCAGAATTATTGCCGGGAAGCTGGCCGGATATTGTAGCATTTGCTGTTTTGAGTCTCATAGGTATACGAATAATGATGATTGCATTTAGACAGCAAAATAGATCCCGTTCAAGTGTACTTAGCGAACCGGAGAAGATGGATTTCGATAAATCTTCGCATATTAGTTTAGGAGAAGCATTACTGTTAGGCGTAGCTTTATCAGCAAATGCGCTGACTAATGGAGTCGGTGCAGGATTACTGGAACTATCTGCAGTGGCGATTGCGTTTTCGGCCGCGGTCGGTAGCTATGTAACGTTATGGGCAGGTGTTGAATTAGGTAATAGGCTGTCGAATTTTCATATTGGGAAAATGACTGTCGGGCAATTTGGAACGTTTATGAGTGGAATCATTATTTTATTGATTGCCATAACGCGTCTATTCTAG